A single region of the Salvia miltiorrhiza cultivar Shanhuang (shh) chromosome 8, IMPLAD_Smil_shh, whole genome shotgun sequence genome encodes:
- the LOC130999021 gene encoding protein REVEILLE 3-like isoform X3 encodes MVSVHPNPHPGQGFTHLYNFHLGGDPMKAAENNTASYWSAAAAAVDEPGKKVRKPYTITKSRENWTEMEHEKFLEALHLFDRDWKKIEAFVGSKTVIQIRSHAQKHFMKVQKNGTSEHVPPPRPKRKAAHPYPHKAPKKVASQTSEPLSSAALLDSKYAVGPQSVSVPRNIISSKSLYHWTPTVPTGCASPMSSDDFALSGGDMNWSSNSDDIALHRWTSNETNSQVKEKVIRKRGLLLLLLSFDRSSCWI; translated from the exons ATGGTTTCGGTGCACCCGAATCCCCATCCGGGTCAGGGTTTTACCCATTTATACAATTTCCACTTGGGCGGGGATCCGATGAAGGCAGCAGAGAACAACACGGCGTCGTActggagcgccgccgccgccgccgtggaTGAACCCGGAAAGAAGGTCCGCAAGCCTTACACGATCACCAAGTCGAGAGAGAACTGGACTGAGATGGAGCACGAGAAGTTTCTAGAAGCTCTTCATTT ATTTGATCGTGACTGGAAGAAAATTGAGGCTTTTGTTGGCTCTAAGACAGTAATCCAG ATTCGCAGCCATGCTCAGAAACATTTTATGAAGGTTCAGAAGAATGGAACGAGTGAACATGTTCCTCCTCCACGTCCAAAGAGAAAAGCAGCTCATCCTTATCCGCATAAAGCCCCCAAAAAAG TTGCCTCTCAAACCTCAGAACCGCTGTCTTCAGCTGCTCTTCTTGACTCCAAATATGCTGTGGGGCCTCAATCAGTGTCAGTGCCCAGAAATATAATTAGCAGCAAATCTCTGTATCATTGGACTCCCACGGTGCCAACAGGCTGTGCCTCTCCTATGTCAAGTG ATGATTTTGCATTATCTGGTGGTGACATGAACTGGAGTAGCAACAGTGATGACATTGCTCTTCACAGATGGACGTCTAATGAGACGAATAGCCAAGTAAAAGAAAAAGTGATACGAAAAAGAGGTCTGCTTCTATTGCTTCTCTCTTTTGATCGGTCATCATGTTGGATCTGA
- the LOC130999021 gene encoding protein REVEILLE 3-like isoform X1 has translation MVSVHPNPHPGQGFTHLYNFHLGGDPMKAAENNTASYWSAAAAAVDEPGKKVRKPYTITKSRENWTEMEHEKFLEALHLFDRDWKKIEAFVGSKTVIQIRSHAQKHFMKVQKNGTSEHVPPPRPKRKAAHPYPHKAPKKVASQTSEPLSSAALLDSKYAVGPQSVSVPRNIISSKSLYHWTPTVPTGCASPMSSDDFALSGGDMNWSSNSDDIALHRWTSNETNSQVKEKVIRKRAALPDFAQVYRFIGRLFDPSARCHLTELKKMDPINIETVLMLMSNLSANLVSPEFENHKKLLS, from the exons ATGGTTTCGGTGCACCCGAATCCCCATCCGGGTCAGGGTTTTACCCATTTATACAATTTCCACTTGGGCGGGGATCCGATGAAGGCAGCAGAGAACAACACGGCGTCGTActggagcgccgccgccgccgccgtggaTGAACCCGGAAAGAAGGTCCGCAAGCCTTACACGATCACCAAGTCGAGAGAGAACTGGACTGAGATGGAGCACGAGAAGTTTCTAGAAGCTCTTCATTT ATTTGATCGTGACTGGAAGAAAATTGAGGCTTTTGTTGGCTCTAAGACAGTAATCCAG ATTCGCAGCCATGCTCAGAAACATTTTATGAAGGTTCAGAAGAATGGAACGAGTGAACATGTTCCTCCTCCACGTCCAAAGAGAAAAGCAGCTCATCCTTATCCGCATAAAGCCCCCAAAAAAG TTGCCTCTCAAACCTCAGAACCGCTGTCTTCAGCTGCTCTTCTTGACTCCAAATATGCTGTGGGGCCTCAATCAGTGTCAGTGCCCAGAAATATAATTAGCAGCAAATCTCTGTATCATTGGACTCCCACGGTGCCAACAGGCTGTGCCTCTCCTATGTCAAGTG ATGATTTTGCATTATCTGGTGGTGACATGAACTGGAGTAGCAACAGTGATGACATTGCTCTTCACAGATGGACGTCTAATGAGACGAATAGCCAAGTAAAAGAAAAAGTGATACGAAAAAGAG CAGCTCTACCAGATTTTGCTCAGGTTTATCGCTTTATTGGCCGTCTGTTTGACCCTAGTGCCAGATGTCACTTGACCGAGCTAAAGAAGATGGATCCCATAAATATCGAGACG GTGCTGATGTTGATGAGCAATCTCTCAGCTAATTTGGTCAGCCCTGAATTTGAGAATCAT AAGAAGCTGCTCTCGTAG
- the LOC130999023 gene encoding uncharacterized protein LOC130999023, producing the protein MSSQDEDRRSLDEGSETHEDVSTKPKISYSREFLLSISTSDICKKLPSGFDESLSSEMEEALLKLPDRTRIPGSLPYQGFRRNEYSSSPPTRGDTSTYSRGIYGKWDSRSSARSDRDSDSQSDKDSDSGKRFGNQSRRPWQTPEHDGLLGSGSFPRPSGYSAGISAAKVRPNEQNQLSRSSEPYHPPRPYKAVPHSRKDTDAFNDETFGSIESTNEDRAEQERRRRASFEMMRKEQHKALQEKQINSGKSKVGDVLSLCEGLVDSKEEKGLFVRNNELEVSAVTPALSNDSEKSSLSSQAPASRPLVPPGFKTNPLEKSAGLKSLIHPSLSEVLKPVTSESAADADPNLNQNANHGLESRLSEEISLVGGQPTDKTQQTLLLNKGEHVNVHVSLDGPKQTAIEDQLFRISSPLQTHGTLDDPNFANLNAEGLEDKTVCDSSRSHSTSILEKIFGSTLSTKNDGHSSSVELHNNKPDDRWSPKSANSSKFAQWFSEEEAKAADDVSSAGQKDLLSLIVGSDKAAANGISDQACSNSKEDAVPTVLTCEDLEQSILSEYGTKTTNTQPHMKSWTSAGGDIAQSSGHADNHASLHLLSMLQKSSDQTNTVVSPVNINLADKQVVSQEHDRATVMNEPKEEENGNLGKTLTLEALFGTAFMKELESVGAPVSVQRGSTGSARVDAPEAHAFPFTIGDNDISSSTVENTELQRPIHDYNVSSNHRQIAKFSGADNWLGVGDSSIGISSPKRQTESLNKRGGFERNAGYQLPEEENFISAGDTRDPRLLPIMPGGGSINSVNSSSSTPINIAEKLAVFGGIIKDKQSMVGSEGIPFPHNSYEQRGPDISYPNNLQLQQQSSQRFQPPQITQPRPLYHHLESHPAHMSSHLKFLSPERTFGHDSPVNHQLSSPMIRPSFHHNPNVRVSGFDVAPPQHPMLHQMQMPGSHPQFARGGPVPHHGNQPTGFVQEMNQMQGLPFGPRLPNIGGSGVPMPGGTPPEAFQRLIEMELRANSKQIHPFGPPGHNQGIYSHELDLESRYR; encoded by the exons ATGAGCTCacaagatgaagatagaagGTCCTTGGACGAGGGTTCTGAAACTCATGAAGATGTTTCAAC GAAGCCAAAAATATCCTATTCAAGAGAGTTTCTACTGTCGATCAGCACTTCGGATATCTGCAAGAAGTTGCCGAGCGGGTTTGATGAATCACTGTCAAG TGAAATGGAAGAAGCACTGTTGAAATTACCTGATCGAACAAGAATTCCTGGGAGCTTGCCATACCAAGGTTTCAGAAGGAATGAGTATTCCTCATCACCTCCTACTCGGGGGGATACTAGTACATACTCTAGAGGCATTTATGGGAAATGGGATAGCCGTTCTTCTGCCCGCAGTGATCGAGACAGTGATTCTCAGTCTGACAAGGACTCAG ATTCTGGGAAGCGTTTTGGAAATCAATCTCGACGTCCTTGGCAGACTCCTGAGCATGATGGGCTGCTTGGGAGCGGTTCATTTCCAAGACCATCTGGATATTCTGCTGGGATCTCTGCGGCTAAGGTGCGACCAAATGAGCAAAATCAACTAAGCAGAAGCAGTGAACCATATCATCCTCCGCGTCCTTACAAG GCAGTACCTCATTCAAGAAAGGATACCGATGCCTTCAATGATGAGACTTTTGGCTCAATCGAGTCTACTAATGAAGATAGAGCAGAGCaggagagaaggagaagag CCTCTTTTGAGATGATGAGAAAGGAACAACATAAAGCTCTACAGGAGAAACAAATTAATTCAGGGAAAAGCAAAGTTGGCGATGTCTTAAGCCTTTGTGAAGGTTTGGTAGATAGCAAAGAGGAAAAGGGGCTTTTTGTCAGGAATAATGAATTAGAGGTTTCTGCTGTAACTCCTGCCTTAAGCAATGACTCAGAAAAATCATCTTTATCTTCACAAGCTCCTGCATCAAGACCGCTTGTTCCACCAGGTTTTAAAACCAATCCCCTAGAAAAAAGCGCTGGCTTGAAATCGTTGATTCATCCTTCTCTGTCAGAG GTGTTAAAGCCTGTAACAAGTGAGAGCGCTGCAGATGCTGACCCCAACCTGAATCAAAATGCTAATCATGGTCTTGAGAGTCGGCTCTCTGAAGAAATCAGTCTAGTTGGCGGGCAGCCCACAGATAAGACACAGCAAACACTCCTATTGAATAAGGGGGAACATGTAAACGTACATGTTAGTTTAGATGGGCCTAAGCAAACTGCCATAGAAGATCAATTGTTCCGCATTTCCAGTCCCTTACAGACTCATGGAACGCTGGATGATCCCAATTTTGCCAATCTCAATGCTGAGGGATTGGAGGATAAAACCGTTTGTGATTCTAGCAGAAGTCATTCAACATCAATTTTAGAAAAGATTTTTGGTAGCACATTATCTACGAAAAATGATGGCCACTCCAGCTCAGTTGAG CTTCACAATAATAAACCTGATGATAGATGGAGCCCAAAGTCCGCCAACTCATCGAAGTTTGCTCAATGGTTTTCTGAGGAAG AAGCAAAGGCTGCTGATGATGTCTCATCTGCAGGGCAGAAAGATTTACTGTCATTAATAGTCGGCAGTGATAAAG CTGCAGCTAATGGGATATCTGATCAAGCATGCAGTAACAGCAAAGAGGATGCTGTTCCAACTGTTCTTACCTGTGAAGACCTTGAACAATCTATCTTGTCTGAATATGGTACAAAGACTACCAACACACAGCCACACATGAAAAGCTGGACCTCTGCTGGAGGAGATATTGCACAATCAAGTGGACATGCTGATAATCACGCTTCTCTACACCTGCTCTCAATGTTGCAAAAGAGCTCGGACCAAACTAATACAGTTGTTAGCCCTGTTAATATCAACTTGGCTGATAAACAAGTAGTTTCTCAGGAACATGATAGGGCCACAGTGATGAATGAGCCTAAAGAGGAAGAAAATGGTAATTTGGGGAAGACACTCACTCTGGAAGCCCTCTTTGGAACTGCTTTCATGAAGGAGCTAGAGTCGGTTGGAGCCCCTGTTTCTGTCCAAAGAGGCTCTACTGGCTCTGCTCGAGTTGATGCCCCAGAGGCTCATGCATTTCCTTTTACCATTGGAGACAATGATATTTCTTCTTCAACAGTAGAAAATACCGAGCTTCAGAGACCAATTCATGACTATAATGTCTCTTCAAACCATAGACAGATTGCAAAATTTAGTGGGGCTGATAACTGGCTTGGCGTCGGCGATTCTTCAATTGGAATATCTTCACCAAAGCGTCAAACTGAATCGCTCAACAAACGTGGTGGATTTGAAAGGAATGCTGGATATCAACTGCCTGAAGAAGAAAACTTTATTTCTGCAGGTGATACTCGCGATCCCAGGTTGCTCCCAATAATGCCAGGCGGTGGTTCAATCAACAGTGTAAACAGTTCTTCAAGTACACCGATCAACATAGCAGAGAAACTGGCAGTGTTTGGTGGTATTATTAAAGACAAGCAAAGCATGGTAGGTTCAGAAGGCATTCCCTTTCCACACAACTCGTATGAACAAAGGGGACCTGATATTTCCTATCCTAATAATCTCCAGTTGCAGCAGCAATCATCTCAACGTTTTCAGCCTCCACAAATTACCCAACCAAGGCCATTGTATCATCACTTGGAATCACATCCTGCTCACATGAGCTCCCACCTGAAGTTCCTGAGTCCAGAGCGCACTTTTGGTCACGATTCTCCAGTTAATCACCAACTCTCTTCACCTATGATTCGGCCGTCTTTCCATCACAATCCCAATGTTAGGGTTTCTGGATTTGACGTTGCTCCTCCGCAACACCCAATGTTGCATCAGATGCAAATGCCAGGCAGCCATCCTCAGTTTGCAAGGGGTGGTCCAGTTCCCCATCATGGCAACCAACCGACTGGTTTTGTCCAGGAAATGAATCAAATGCAAGGTCTCCCCTTTGGGCCCCGCTTACCAAACATTGGCGGCAGTGGAGTGCCGATGCCAG GCGGTACCCCTCCCGAAGCGTTCCAGAGGCTAATAGAAATGGAGCTCCGAGCAAATTCAAAGCAGATTCACCCTTTTGGCCCTCCTGGTCACAACCAAGGAATATACAGCCATGAGCTAGACCTGGAGTCTAGGTACCGATAG
- the LOC130999020 gene encoding C-terminal binding protein AN-like, which produces MAPRNSSAHQSQPLPLVVTLNCIEDTAVEQECLSGAALVEHVPLSHLADSRIESAAAVLIHSLAFLPRAAQRRLRPWQLILCLGSSDRAVDSALAAELGLDRLVHVDVSRAEEVADTVMALVLGLLRRTHLLSRHALSAAGWLGSLQPLCRGMRRCRGLVLGIVGRSASATSLASKSLAFKMSVLYFDVQEGNRRVNRSSIGFPPAARRMDTLNDLLAASDVISLHCALTEETIQIMNADCLQHVKPGSFLVNTGSSQLLDDCSIKQLLLDGTLAGCAIDGAEGPQWMEAWVREMPNVLILPQSADYSEEVWMEIREKAISILQQFFIDNVIPKHDVSDEEEDEESEVGYERRLSMENETSHQGSVCDRVTGDIELHAESSQKKVLNQAKDTSSQNQGSILSQTTSNRSELKPSRLSKKAKKRHGHHKSQSKTDNLISGKESISYREDDASMSGTDQVLSSSSRSASPEESRNHRKTSIDSKSELRAALLLKSSIELGKKVGELLKDGYIIALHARDHRTLHVSRQRVQGGGWFLDTLSDVTKRDPAAQFLVVSRSKDTFGFRSFTAGGKLLQINRRMEFVFASHSFDVWESWTLEGSLEECRLVNCRNPLAVLDVRVEIVAAIGEDGITRWLD; this is translated from the exons ATGGCTCCCCGTAACAGCTCTGCTCATCAATCTCAACCGTTGCCGCTGGTAGTTACGCTCAACTGCATCGAAGATACAGCCGTCGAGCAGGAATGCCTCTCCGGCGCGGCGCTAGTCGAGCACGTGCCGCTCAGCCACCTCGCGGACTCGCGGATtgaatccgccgccgccgtcctcaTCCACTCCCTCGCGTTCCTCCCCCGCGCCGCGCAGCGCCGGCTCCGCCCCTGGCAGCTGATCCTCTGCCTCGGCTCGTCCGACCGCGCCGTCGACTCGGCTCTGGCCGCAGAGCTCGGGCTGGATCGGCTGGTCCACGTCGACGTGAGCCGGGCGGAGGAGGTGGCGGACACTGTTATGGCGCTCGTTTTGGGGTTGCTGCGGCGCACGCATCTCCTGTCGAGGCACGCCCTCTCCGCGGCGGGGTGGCTCGGCTCGTTGCAGCCGCTGTGCCGTGGAATGCGGCGCTGCCGGGGACTGGTGTTGGGCATTGTGGGGAGGTCTGCGTCGGCGACGTCGTTGGCTAGCAAGAGCTTGGCGTTTAAGATGAGCGTGCTCTATTTTGATGTGCAAGAG GGAAATCGTAGAGTAAATAGGTCTTCCATAGGATTCCCACCTGCTGCTAGAAGAATGGATACACTTAATGATTTGCTTGCTGCAAGTGATGTTATATCACTGCACTGTGCTTTGACTGAGGAAACAATTCAAATTATGAACGCAGATTGTCTACAACACGTAAAGCCTG GGTCGTTTCTTGTGAATACTGGTAGTAGCCAGCTACTGGATGATTGTTCTATAAAGCAACTTTTGCTTGATGGCACTCTTGCAGGCTGTGCCATAGATGGTGCAGAAGGCCCCCAATGGATGGAAGCATGG GTTAGAGAAATGCCCAATGTTCTGATACTGCCTCAGAGTGCAGATTATAGTGAAGAAGTATGGATGGAAATAAGGGAGAAGGCAATTTCCATACTGCAGCAGTTCTTTATTGATAATGTTATTCCTAAACATGATGTGTCTGACGAGGAAGAAGACGAGGAAAGTGAGGTGGGCTATGAAAGACGTCTCTCAATGGAGAATGAAACTTCACATCAAGGTTCTGTCTGTGACAGAGTGACTGGAGATATTGAGCTACATGCTGAAAGCTCCCAGAAAAAGGTTTTGAACCAGGCCAAAGATACCTCATCTCAAAATCAAGGTTCGATTTTGTCTCAAACTACATCCAACAGATCTGAACTGAAGCCAAGTAGATTGAGTAAGAAGGCTAAAAAAAGGCATGGTCATCATAAATCTCAGTCTAAAACAGATAATTTAATTTCTGGAAAAGAAAGCATTTCTTACAGAGAAGATGATGCTAGTATGAGTGGCACGGATCAGGTGCTGAGTTCTAGTTCACGTTCTGCTTCTCCCGAAGAATCAAGGAATCATAGGAAGACATCAATTGACTCAAAATCTGAATTACGTGCTGCACTTCTCTTAAAATCGAGCATAGAACTTGGTAAAAAAGTGGGCGAGCTGCTTAAAGATGGTTATATTATAGCTTTACATGCCAGAGATCACCGCACACTTCATGTCTCAAGGCAAAGAGTTCAAGGGGGTGGTTGGTTCTTGGACACGTTGTCAGATGTAACAAAAAGAGATCCTGCAGCGCAATTCCTGGTTGTTTCTAGAAGCAAG GATACATTTGGTTTTAGGTCATTTACTGCTGGGGGAAAATTGCTACAG ATAAATAGAAGAATGGAATTTGTATTTGCTAGTCATAGCTTCGATGTTTGGGAGAGTTGGACGCTTGAGGGTTCTTTAGAAGAATGCAGGCTGGTGAACTGCAGAAATCCTCTG GCTGTGTTGGATGTTCGAGTTGAAATCGTTGCAGCCATAGGCGAAGACGGTATTACTCGTTGGCTTGATTAG
- the LOC130999021 gene encoding protein REVEILLE 3-like isoform X2 — translation MVSVHPNPHPGQGFTHLYNFHLGGDPMKAAENNTASYWSAAAAAVDEPGKKVRKPYTITKSRENWTEMEHEKFLEALHLFDRDWKKIEAFVGSKTVIQIRSHAQKHFMKVQKNGTSEHVPPPRPKRKAAHPYPHKAPKKVASQTSEPLSSAALLDSKYAVGPQSVSVPRNIISSKSLYHWTPTVPTGCASPMSSDDFALSGGDMNWSSNSDDIALHRWTSNETNSQVKEKVIRKRALPDFAQVYRFIGRLFDPSARCHLTELKKMDPINIETVLMLMSNLSANLVSPEFENHKKLLS, via the exons ATGGTTTCGGTGCACCCGAATCCCCATCCGGGTCAGGGTTTTACCCATTTATACAATTTCCACTTGGGCGGGGATCCGATGAAGGCAGCAGAGAACAACACGGCGTCGTActggagcgccgccgccgccgccgtggaTGAACCCGGAAAGAAGGTCCGCAAGCCTTACACGATCACCAAGTCGAGAGAGAACTGGACTGAGATGGAGCACGAGAAGTTTCTAGAAGCTCTTCATTT ATTTGATCGTGACTGGAAGAAAATTGAGGCTTTTGTTGGCTCTAAGACAGTAATCCAG ATTCGCAGCCATGCTCAGAAACATTTTATGAAGGTTCAGAAGAATGGAACGAGTGAACATGTTCCTCCTCCACGTCCAAAGAGAAAAGCAGCTCATCCTTATCCGCATAAAGCCCCCAAAAAAG TTGCCTCTCAAACCTCAGAACCGCTGTCTTCAGCTGCTCTTCTTGACTCCAAATATGCTGTGGGGCCTCAATCAGTGTCAGTGCCCAGAAATATAATTAGCAGCAAATCTCTGTATCATTGGACTCCCACGGTGCCAACAGGCTGTGCCTCTCCTATGTCAAGTG ATGATTTTGCATTATCTGGTGGTGACATGAACTGGAGTAGCAACAGTGATGACATTGCTCTTCACAGATGGACGTCTAATGAGACGAATAGCCAAGTAAAAGAAAAAGTGATACGAAAAAGAG CTCTACCAGATTTTGCTCAGGTTTATCGCTTTATTGGCCGTCTGTTTGACCCTAGTGCCAGATGTCACTTGACCGAGCTAAAGAAGATGGATCCCATAAATATCGAGACG GTGCTGATGTTGATGAGCAATCTCTCAGCTAATTTGGTCAGCCCTGAATTTGAGAATCAT AAGAAGCTGCTCTCGTAG
- the LOC130999024 gene encoding uncharacterized protein LOC130999024 isoform X3, with protein MYGLNRLNSANHISAAAAVYPKRLLRTSIGHSSPAATAGISDTRNCYVRKRGKKLKELSRSVVMLTCDSSADGGVCNVYLVGSNHASPKSWEEVRATVRFLKPERVSRFEVPHDGDFLAAYDEAKKYGAKVILGDRPQDITDRRYIAKTSICQFLTVQIEGIPMNLPNDIVEKVTYGKYDAHAVHRYNQEMAKSDPAWAEIYIHERDLYLSAKILDVARKHKSVVAVVGKGHVPGIQKNWKQPVDVEQLLTIPNKKKTISVGKILSSIMGVAIVYGIYLSIKN; from the exons ATGTACGGATTAAACCGTCTCAATTCGGCCAATCacatctccgccgccgccgccgtatATCCGAAACGGTTGCTCAGAACAAGTATCGGTCACTCCTCTCCCGCAGCGACAGCTGGAATTAGTGACACCCGCAATTGTTATGTGAGAAAACGGGGGAAAAAGCTGAAGGAGCTCTCGAGGAGTGTGGTGATGCTCACTTGCGATTCATCTGCAGATGGCGGCGTCTGCAATGTTTATTTGGTCGGATCCAATCACGCTTCTCCG AAATCTTGGGAAGAAGTTAGGGCAACAGTGCGATTCTTGAAACCAGAG CGTGTGAGTCGATTTGAAGTTCCACATGATGGAGATTTTCTGGCAGCATATGATGAAGCCAAGAAATATGGTGCCAAGGTTATACTAGGCGATCGACCACAAGAT aTTACAGATCGGAGGTATATTGCCAAGACGTCTATTTGTCAATTTCTCACCGTTCAAATTGAAGGAATTCCCATGAATTTGCCAAATGATATTGTGGAGAAG GTGACATACGGAAAGTATGATGCTCATGCGGTCCATCGATATAATCAAGAGATGGCCAAGAGCGATCCTGCTTGGGCAGAAATATATATCCATGAGCGTGACCT ATATCTGTCGGCCAAGATACTAGATGTTGCCCGTAAGCATAAATCAGTGGTAGCCGTCGTGGGAAAGGGCCATGTACCAGGAATCCAGAAGAACTGGAAACAACCTGTTGAC GTGGAGCAACTTCTTACCAtaccaaataaaaaaaagacaATATCAGTGGGCAAGATACTTAGTTCTATTATGGGGGTTGCCATAGTTTATGGCATTTATCTCTCCATCAAGAACTAG
- the LOC130999024 gene encoding uncharacterized protein LOC130999024 isoform X1 — protein MYGLNRLNSANHISAAAAVYPKRLLRTSIGHSSPAATAGISDTRNCYVRKRGKKLKELSRSVVMLTCDSSADGGVCNVYLVGSNHASPKSWEEVRATVRFLKPEVVFLEFCSIREHILRREKIKVPTIMEMVEMWKKNNKLSWILYKWCFAKRVSRFEVPHDGDFLAAYDEAKKYGAKVILGDRPQDITDRRYIAKTSICQFLTVQIEGIPMNLPNDIVEKVTYGKYDAHAVHRYNQEMAKSDPAWAEIYIHERDLYLSAKILDVARKHKSVVAVVGKGHVPGIQKNWKQPVDVEQLLTIPNKKKTISVGKILSSIMGVAIVYGIYLSIKN, from the exons ATGTACGGATTAAACCGTCTCAATTCGGCCAATCacatctccgccgccgccgccgtatATCCGAAACGGTTGCTCAGAACAAGTATCGGTCACTCCTCTCCCGCAGCGACAGCTGGAATTAGTGACACCCGCAATTGTTATGTGAGAAAACGGGGGAAAAAGCTGAAGGAGCTCTCGAGGAGTGTGGTGATGCTCACTTGCGATTCATCTGCAGATGGCGGCGTCTGCAATGTTTATTTGGTCGGATCCAATCACGCTTCTCCG AAATCTTGGGAAGAAGTTAGGGCAACAGTGCGATTCTTGAAACCAGAG GTTGTTTTCCTAGAATTTTGCTCTATTCGCGAACATATTCTTAGGCGTGAAAAAATTAAG GTTCCGACCATAATGGAAATGGTggaaatgtggaaaaaaaataataaactttCTTGGATTCTTTACAAGTGGTGTTTTGCTAAG CGTGTGAGTCGATTTGAAGTTCCACATGATGGAGATTTTCTGGCAGCATATGATGAAGCCAAGAAATATGGTGCCAAGGTTATACTAGGCGATCGACCACAAGAT aTTACAGATCGGAGGTATATTGCCAAGACGTCTATTTGTCAATTTCTCACCGTTCAAATTGAAGGAATTCCCATGAATTTGCCAAATGATATTGTGGAGAAG GTGACATACGGAAAGTATGATGCTCATGCGGTCCATCGATATAATCAAGAGATGGCCAAGAGCGATCCTGCTTGGGCAGAAATATATATCCATGAGCGTGACCT ATATCTGTCGGCCAAGATACTAGATGTTGCCCGTAAGCATAAATCAGTGGTAGCCGTCGTGGGAAAGGGCCATGTACCAGGAATCCAGAAGAACTGGAAACAACCTGTTGAC GTGGAGCAACTTCTTACCAtaccaaataaaaaaaagacaATATCAGTGGGCAAGATACTTAGTTCTATTATGGGGGTTGCCATAGTTTATGGCATTTATCTCTCCATCAAGAACTAG
- the LOC130999024 gene encoding uncharacterized protein LOC130999024 isoform X2 — protein sequence MYGLNRLNSANHISAAAAVYPKRLLRTSIGHSSPAATAGISDTRNCYVRKRGKKLKELSRSVVMLTCDSSADGGVCNVYLVGSNHASPKSWEEVRATVRFLKPEVVFLEFCSIREHILRREKIKVPTIMEMVEMWKKNNKLSWILYKWCFAKITDRRYIAKTSICQFLTVQIEGIPMNLPNDIVEKVTYGKYDAHAVHRYNQEMAKSDPAWAEIYIHERDLYLSAKILDVARKHKSVVAVVGKGHVPGIQKNWKQPVDVEQLLTIPNKKKTISVGKILSSIMGVAIVYGIYLSIKN from the exons ATGTACGGATTAAACCGTCTCAATTCGGCCAATCacatctccgccgccgccgccgtatATCCGAAACGGTTGCTCAGAACAAGTATCGGTCACTCCTCTCCCGCAGCGACAGCTGGAATTAGTGACACCCGCAATTGTTATGTGAGAAAACGGGGGAAAAAGCTGAAGGAGCTCTCGAGGAGTGTGGTGATGCTCACTTGCGATTCATCTGCAGATGGCGGCGTCTGCAATGTTTATTTGGTCGGATCCAATCACGCTTCTCCG AAATCTTGGGAAGAAGTTAGGGCAACAGTGCGATTCTTGAAACCAGAG GTTGTTTTCCTAGAATTTTGCTCTATTCGCGAACATATTCTTAGGCGTGAAAAAATTAAG GTTCCGACCATAATGGAAATGGTggaaatgtggaaaaaaaataataaactttCTTGGATTCTTTACAAGTGGTGTTTTGCTAAG aTTACAGATCGGAGGTATATTGCCAAGACGTCTATTTGTCAATTTCTCACCGTTCAAATTGAAGGAATTCCCATGAATTTGCCAAATGATATTGTGGAGAAG GTGACATACGGAAAGTATGATGCTCATGCGGTCCATCGATATAATCAAGAGATGGCCAAGAGCGATCCTGCTTGGGCAGAAATATATATCCATGAGCGTGACCT ATATCTGTCGGCCAAGATACTAGATGTTGCCCGTAAGCATAAATCAGTGGTAGCCGTCGTGGGAAAGGGCCATGTACCAGGAATCCAGAAGAACTGGAAACAACCTGTTGAC GTGGAGCAACTTCTTACCAtaccaaataaaaaaaagacaATATCAGTGGGCAAGATACTTAGTTCTATTATGGGGGTTGCCATAGTTTATGGCATTTATCTCTCCATCAAGAACTAG